From the genome of Aliarcobacter lanthieri:
ATAGATGCTAATTTACAGTTAGCTTCAAATAAAATAGATTTTGAATTAAATAGCCCAAAAATATCACTTGAAAATGAGAGTTTAGAAAAAATAAGTATAAAAGGAAATTTTAAAGAGGAAACTATTGTTTTTGATAGATTAGATTTTAGTATAGGTAAAACTTATGATATTAATTTACAAAAGAAATTAACTCTTTTACGTCCAGCTTTTTTTAATATTTCTAGTTTTGATGGTGATATAGCATTTGAAAATATTTTATTAAAAAGTTCAAAACAAGATAAAAATATAGTTTTAAATATAGTTACAAAAGATTTATTCTTAGAACATAGTTCTTATGCAAGCCTTATTTTAAATACTAATCTAAAAATAAATATAGATGAAGAAGATAATAAAATTTTTGTTTCTGGTGATGTAAAAGCAAATAATTTGAAAGCTTTTTATAATATTCCAGCTCTTAGTATTAGTAAAGATAAAGATATTGTAATTGTTTCAAAAAAAGATACTATTATTGAAAAAGATTTTTTTATAGATAATATTGGATTAGATCTCTTAATAATTGCAGATGAGGTAGAATATAATGTTAAAAATATTGATTTAAAAGCAAAAGTAAATTTAAATATAAAAAAAGAGTTTACTAAAGGTGTTAAAATATTTGGTTCTGTACAAGGTGTTGAAGGAACTTTTAGTGAACTTGGTAAAACATATCAGATATCTAATTCAAGTGTTAATTTTAAAGGATTAGAAGCTATAAATCCAATTTTAGATATAAAAGCTTCTACAAAAGTTGATAATATAGAAATATCTATTTTTATAAGTGGAACATTAGAAAATCCAAGACTTACTCTAAATTCAAATCCAATGATGAATCAAAAAGATATTTTATCATATTTAATTTTTGGAACAAACTTTGCAAGTGATTCAAAAAATACCCAAAGTAAACAATCTCAAGCTTCTTTATTTTTATTAAATGAACTTTCAAAAGATTATGCAAAAGAGTTAGGAGTAGATATGATATATTTTCAGTATGATCCAACAACTCAATATATAGAAACAAGTATTGGAAAAAATATAGGTGAAAAAAATAAAGTTGTATTAAAAAACAAATCTCAATCAGGGCAAATAATTTTGATGAGAGAACTTACAAAACTTTGGAATATAGAATTAGGATTTGAAGAAAAAACTCAAAGTTTAGATTTGATTTATAAAAAAAGGTATTAAATTTCTATTTCACAAACAACTTGTGCATGATCACTTTGTTTTAGTGTACCATTTTGATTTTTTTGTAAGTGTTCATCAAAAACTTTATAAGAAACTATTTTTTTTAATTCCTTTGATACAAAAATATAGTCTAAAACATTTCCTTTGCCTACAAAATAACTTGTAGGTACTCTTTTTATACCTTTGAATTCTGGATGAGGGTTGTAGATTTTTGGTTTATAAAGATTGTAAGCATCAAAAAGTAAATAGTTATTATCTTTTAAATTTATATTATAAAATTTATAATTTGTAAGTGCATCAATAGTTATAGAAAATTCTTTATCATTTAAATCACAAACTAAAATAGCTGGCGCCTTTAAAGATTTTATATCAAAGAAAAGATTTTTAGCTTCATTTATTCTTTGTTTTAACGAAAGTGAATAGTTATTTCTTAAAGCTAGTTCAACTCTTTTCTTCTTATCTTCTAAAGTATCATTTGGTGTGAAAATATATTCAAATTCATTTAATCTATTTGATTTTAAATGAGTTACATAAAAATAAATCTCTTTTTTATTTTCTAATTGTATTTTTGCTTTAATTGGTTCTCGTGAAAAAATAAAACCATCTTTTCTTTGTACCTTTTCTATAGATACGATTGGAAATTTTGATGCTATTGCGACTATTGTACTAATAAATACTTTTTCATTTTTACTATCTATTTTTGGAGAATCGACAATTTCAAAATATGAAAAGCCACAATCTTGAAGTAAGTTCTTTAAATCTTCACTTGAAAAGACTTCTTGAAAACCTATAATATCACAGTCCATTTTTAGTATTTGCTCTTTTATCCAAAGTTTTTTTTCTTCCCAATCAATATAGGAGAATTTATCTTTTTTAGTATAAAAAGAGAAGTTTGGATTACAAAATTGAAAAAGGTTAAATGTACCAACTGTTAAAATCATTTTGAAATATTAACTAAAAGAGATTAAGAAACCATTAAGATTTAGATTAAAAACCATTAAAAATATCTTGTAATAATTTCAAATATTAAAAAATAAGGAGTATTAGATGATGAAACAAAATGGAATCCTGATTTCAGGTAAAAGAATAGTTTTAAGTATGATTTTAGCTACATTATTAGGTGGAGCATTATATGCAAATTGTGATGTAGATAAAGGACATAAAGGTGATAGAACACATTTTTCAAAAGATAAGTTTAATAAACATTCAAAAGATGGACACTTTTTTGGAATGTTTAAAGAGTTAAATTTAACTGCTGAACAAAATGAAAAAATCAAAAATATTATCGAAGATATTAGAAAAGATAATAAATTTATAAATGAAGCATTTACAAAAGATAGTTTTGATAAAGCAAAATATAGTAAAATTATAAGTGAAAAAAGAGAGAATATGTTAAAATCACAAGTAGAAATTCTTGAAAAATCTTATGCTATATTAACGCCAAAACAAAAAGAGCAGTTAAAAGTTTTATTAGATTTAAAAGCAGAAAAGAAATAAGGATAAGTTTTGATAAAAATTGCAATGATTGAAGATGATTTAGAGTTAGCAGAAGTTCTATGTCAATACTTAAAGCAATTTCATATCGAAGTTACAAATTTTGAAGAGCCATTTTTGGCTCTTTGTGATTTGAAAATGAATAAATATGATTTGATAATTTTAGATTTAACTTTGCCAGGTATGGATGGATTAGATGTTTGTAAAAAAATAGTTGATGAATTCGATATCCCTATTATTATTTCTAGTGCAAGAAGTGATATTACAGATAAAGTAACAGCTTTAAAATTAGGAGCTGATGATTATTTACCAAAACCTTATGACCCAAGAGAATTGGAAGTTAGAATAAAAACAATTTTACGAAGATTTAATCACTCAAAAATTGAAGATGAAGATAAAACTAGCAAAAATTTTATTTTAGATGAAGAAAAAAGAGAGATAACAAAAAATAAAAATTATCTAAAATTAACTGCTGCTGAATATGAGATACTATCGTTACTTATAAAAAGAGAGAGTTTTATTGTAAGTAGAGAAGATATTTTTGAAAACTCTGATATTTTAAATCAAGATTATGAAAATTCTGGTTCATTAGCAGTTATTATAAATAGAATTAGAAATAAAATAGAAGATAATCCAAAAGATCCTAAATATCTTCAAACTATTCGTGGAATGGGATATAAATTTTTACAATGAACAGACAATCAATATTTTTTACGATAGTAGTAAGTTTTATAATATCTATTTTATTAGTAGTTATAAGTTTTATTGTACTTCTTACAAATAATTATCAAGAACATGAAAAACAGATTTTTGATAAATATTTTTCAGTTTCAAGAATGATAAATAGAGCTGAATTTAATTTTAATGATAAATTTGTAAAAAATCTTGAAGAGATGAATTATAAAGTTTATACAAAAAGAGATGATATAAAAATATTTGAAAATAATATAAAAGCAATTGTATTCTATGAAAGAATTCATCCAAAACATGGAGATATATTTAGGATATTGAAAGAGGATGAAACTTTTTATATATATTCAAAAGTAAAAGATAGTGAAGTTCTAATAAAAGATGAAAATAGCCCAAATAATAATGCTCAAATATATATTATTTTAGTTTTTTCTATTTTACTTATTACGATTGTACTTTTATATTTAATGACTTTAAAAAAACTCATACCTTTAAAAATTTTACAAGATAAGGTGAAAAATTTAGGAGATGAGAATTTTGATTTTGAATTTAATCAAACATCTTCAAAAGATGAAGTTTCACAACTTTCAATGGAGTTTAAAAAATCAGCTTTAAAACTTAAAAATTTAAAAGAAGCTAGAAATGTTTTTATACGAAATATTATGCATGAACTTAAAACTCCAATTACAAAAGGTAAATTTTTAACTCAATTAGAACAAAATGAACAAAATAATGAAAAATTAAAATCAGTTTTTGATAGATTGGAATCTTTGATAAATGAATTTGCAACTATTGAAGAGCTTATTTCATCAACTAATAATATAGAAAAAAAGAACTATTTTTTAGATGATATAATTGATAATGCAAAAGATATTTTAATGCCTGAAGATGATAGTGTTGTTTGTGAATATGATAATAGAAAACTAAATGTAAATTTCAAACTTTTTAGTATTGCACTAAAAAATCTAATAGATAATGGTATAAAATATTCAAATGATAGAAAAGTAATTGTAAAAAATGAAGATGAAAATATTATTGTTGAAAACTATGGAGAAGAGTTAAAGGAACCATTTTCACAATATTTAGAACCATTTTATGCAAATCAAGGTAGAAAAGATTCTTTTGGTTTAGGGCTTTATATTGTAAATAATATTTTAAAAGCGAATGGATATATTTTAAAATATGAATATAAAAATGGACTAAATAAATTTATTTGTGCAAAAGGATAAAAAATTTACGATATAGCAATAATTGGAGCAGGTGCAAGTGGTTTGATGTTTGCTTCAAACTTGGATAAAAAAAAGTACAAAAATATTTGTTTGATTGAATCTAATAATAAAGTAGGAGAGAAGATAAAAGTTTCTGGTGGTGCAAAGTGTAATATAACAAATGACTTTGTAACAAGAAATAACTATTTAGGAGATGAAAATTTTGTACAAAATATATTAGAAAAATTTTCAAAAGATGATTTATTAAAGTTCTTAAATAAAAATAATGTTTTTCCCAAAATAAATGAAAAGATAGTTAAAGGTACATATTTTTGTAACTCTTCACAAGATGTAATAGATATGTTTTCTTTTCTTACAACTCATATAAAAAAATATTTAGACACAAAAGTTTTAGATTTGGATTTTGATACAAATTTTAAAATCAAAACTTCAAGAGGAGTAATTGAAGCAAAAAAAGTTGTAGTTGCTAGTGGTGGATTGTCATTTTCTAGTTTAGGGGCTAGTCCTATTGCTTTTGATATTGCAAAAAAGTTTGGACATAGTATAAATAATACTGAACCAGCTTTAGTTGGATTTACGGTTCAAAAAGAGCAGTTTTGGTTTAAAAACTTAAGTGGAATTTCACTAAATGTAAAAGTTTTAGTAAATGATAAAGAGATTGAAGGAAGTTTACTTTTTGCTCACAAAGGTTGTTCTGGACCAGCTATTTTAACAACTTCATTATATTGGAAAAAAGGAAAAATTATAATAGATTTTTTACCAAATCAAAAACTAGAGAAGTTTTTAAAAGGTAATAAAAATATTTCATCTTCTCTTTGCCTTCCTAAAAGATTTATTCAAGAGTTTTTAGTATCTCAAAATTTAGAAGATAAATCTGTTTCAAAATTAACAAATGATGAGATAGAAAAATTAAAATTATTAAAAAATTATGAATTTAGTCCAGCAGGAAATTTTGGTTTTACAAAAGCAGAAGTTACAAAAGGTGGAATTTGTACAAATGAGATAAATAATATTACTTTTGAGAGTTTAAAACAAACTGGATTATACTTTTTAGGAGAATGTTTAGATATTACAGGAGAACTAGGAGGCTTTAATTTTCAAATAGTTTTTTCACAAGCTTTCATCTGTGCAAGAGAGTTAAATAATATCAGGTATTAAGTTATTTTTAGATAATCTATTGTCAATTTTAACAAATATAGGGTGGTTTTCATGTTTTTTGGAAATAAAGATAACGAAAAAAAGATATCATTGCTACAACAAGATATAGAAAAATTAAGGCAAGAGTTAGATATTAAAAATCAAGAATTAGAAAATATCAAAAACAGCTCTTTAGAGTTACAAAAGGTTACATCAAATAAAGATGAAATAATAGAGTTACTAAAAAATATAGCCTCTGTATCTCAAGAAGAAGGTTTAATTGTTTTTGATGAAAATGATAAAGTCTTTTTTGTAAATGATAATACAAGACGAAATTTATCAGATTTTTCACCAATTTTAAATGCTTTAAAAAGTGGTGAAGATAGTATAGTTTTAGAAGAGTGTGAAGTAAATATTGTTGTAAAAAAATATGGTAATTACAATATTGTATCTTTACGAAAAACATCAATTCATGATAACAAAGAAGATGGTCTTCTATCAAGACATAATAAAAATATGACAAAATCTCTAGGTGATACACAAACTACATATATGGATCTTCTTGAAGAGTTACAAGATATGCAAAAAGAATCAAAAGAAACTGCAAATGGTTCAACAGATGGCTTGCATTTAATTAAAGAAATAGTTTTAGATACAGATAATTTATATAAAGAAATAGCAACAGAAAATGAAGTTGTAAATTCACTTGTTGCAAAAAGTAAAGATATAGCACAAGTAATCAATATAATTCAAGAAATAGCTTTCCAAACAAATATATTATCATTAAATGCAGCAGTAGAAGCAGCAACTGCAGGAG
Proteins encoded in this window:
- a CDS encoding methyl-accepting chemotaxis protein — encoded protein: MFFGNKDNEKKISLLQQDIEKLRQELDIKNQELENIKNSSLELQKVTSNKDEIIELLKNIASVSQEEGLIVFDENDKVFFVNDNTRRNLSDFSPILNALKSGEDSIVLEECEVNIVVKKYGNYNIVSLRKTSIHDNKEDGLLSRHNKNMTKSLGDTQTTYMDLLEELQDMQKESKETANGSTDGLHLIKEIVLDTDNLYKEIATENEVVNSLVAKSKDIAQVINIIQEIAFQTNILSLNAAVEAATAGEAGKGFAVVAQEVRNLASRSADAAKQIKDVVNTIQSETEKIKDSSDVVTNVVNETKSRINSLSKLMYTFQKNSNRGVYEVESISNKIFINLAKLDHVIYKNNLYQLIFGNDNNFKPVDHHNCRLGKWYDTGLGKEQFSFVPSYKGLEKYHHTVHHEANILAKECSGNSVSCSKQLIEDKIDLVEKASQQVFIYLDKILEEKNEAIMKEAAKTLFEGEK
- a CDS encoding ArsS family sensor histidine kinase; the encoded protein is MNRQSIFFTIVVSFIISILLVVISFIVLLTNNYQEHEKQIFDKYFSVSRMINRAEFNFNDKFVKNLEEMNYKVYTKRDDIKIFENNIKAIVFYERIHPKHGDIFRILKEDETFYIYSKVKDSEVLIKDENSPNNNAQIYIILVFSILLITIVLLYLMTLKKLIPLKILQDKVKNLGDENFDFEFNQTSSKDEVSQLSMEFKKSALKLKNLKEARNVFIRNIMHELKTPITKGKFLTQLEQNEQNNEKLKSVFDRLESLINEFATIEELISSTNNIEKKNYFLDDIIDNAKDILMPEDDSVVCEYDNRKLNVNFKLFSIALKNLIDNGIKYSNDRKVIVKNEDENIIVENYGEELKEPFSQYLEPFYANQGRKDSFGLGLYIVNNILKANGYILKYEYKNGLNKFICAKG
- a CDS encoding endonuclease/exonuclease/phosphatase family protein, whose translation is MILTVGTFNLFQFCNPNFSFYTKKDKFSYIDWEEKKLWIKEQILKMDCDIIGFQEVFSSEDLKNLLQDCGFSYFEIVDSPKIDSKNEKVFISTIVAIASKFPIVSIEKVQRKDGFIFSREPIKAKIQLENKKEIYFYVTHLKSNRLNEFEYIFTPNDTLEDKKKRVELALRNNYSLSLKQRINEAKNLFFDIKSLKAPAILVCDLNDKEFSITIDALTNYKFYNINLKDNNYLLFDAYNLYKPKIYNPHPEFKGIKRVPTSYFVGKGNVLDYIFVSKELKKIVSYKVFDEHLQKNQNGTLKQSDHAQVVCEIEI
- a CDS encoding response regulator transcription factor, with protein sequence MIKIAMIEDDLELAEVLCQYLKQFHIEVTNFEEPFLALCDLKMNKYDLIILDLTLPGMDGLDVCKKIVDEFDIPIIISSARSDITDKVTALKLGADDYLPKPYDPRELEVRIKTILRRFNHSKIEDEDKTSKNFILDEEKREITKNKNYLKLTAAEYEILSLLIKRESFIVSREDIFENSDILNQDYENSGSLAVIINRIRNKIEDNPKDPKYLQTIRGMGYKFLQ
- a CDS encoding NAD(P)/FAD-dependent oxidoreductase yields the protein MGAGASGLMFASNLDKKKYKNICLIESNNKVGEKIKVSGGAKCNITNDFVTRNNYLGDENFVQNILEKFSKDDLLKFLNKNNVFPKINEKIVKGTYFCNSSQDVIDMFSFLTTHIKKYLDTKVLDLDFDTNFKIKTSRGVIEAKKVVVASGGLSFSSLGASPIAFDIAKKFGHSINNTEPALVGFTVQKEQFWFKNLSGISLNVKVLVNDKEIEGSLLFAHKGCSGPAILTTSLYWKKGKIIIDFLPNQKLEKFLKGNKNISSSLCLPKRFIQEFLVSQNLEDKSVSKLTNDEIEKLKLLKNYEFSPAGNFGFTKAEVTKGGICTNEINNITFESLKQTGLYFLGECLDITGELGGFNFQIVFSQAFICARELNNIRY
- a CDS encoding Spy/CpxP family protein refolding chaperone; its protein translation is MMKQNGILISGKRIVLSMILATLLGGALYANCDVDKGHKGDRTHFSKDKFNKHSKDGHFFGMFKELNLTAEQNEKIKNIIEDIRKDNKFINEAFTKDSFDKAKYSKIISEKRENMLKSQVEILEKSYAILTPKQKEQLKVLLDLKAEKK